The genomic DNA GGCGGCCTCTTTGACGGAAACGTAGCCCGGCAGGCCGGGTATGGTGACTCCATCTGACATGCACCTAGTATAGTAATAGCTATACTTGATTGTAAAACTACCTATTGAGATATTCATAGCATTACTTACTAAATATCTATACTTTTTGAAAAATATAGAATACGGTGCTAATGGGAGGAGAGGCAGAGCGGGGGTCTCTGTGGAGTCAGATTAGGGGAAGGAGTGGGGAGAGATATCAACGGCCTGGAACTTCTGATATAATGGGTACCCACTCTGGAGCATCGAATCGTTCGGTAGACTGATAAGAGATCTATCATGGAAATGTGGGATGCCTGGCTGGCTGGGCATCCAGGAGGCAGCACATGGTGGAGCAGCAGGATCAGGCCTTAGTGAGACAGGTGATGGAGGCCATTGAAAAGGAGCGCGTGCGCTTCGTCAACCTGGAGTTCACCGACGTAGTTGGCATGGCGAAATGCGTCACGATTCCAGTGGAGCAGTTCCCCGATTGCCTGGCGCGAGGCAAATGGTTTGACGGCTCCTCAATAGAGGCCTTCGCGCGCGTTGCTGAGAGTGATATGTATCTCTTCCCCGATCTACGTACTTTTACCGTCCTCCCAGTACATGTACGGCCCCAGGCTCTCAATCGCGAGATTGCCGACCAGGTGAATGCCGGTGACATCGTAGCCCGGGTCATTTGCAATGTGATGACGCCCGATGGGGAACCATTCGAGGGCGATCCGCGCGCAACGCTCTTGCGTTCACTGGAGCTGGCCGAGTCGATGGGCTATCGTTTTCAGGTAGCGCCTGAGCTAGAGTTTTTCCTCTTGCGTTTCGAGGATGGGGGTCCGACCCCGCTGCCCCATGATCGGGGGGGCTATTTTGACCTCTCGACCGATCTGGCCGCGACAGTAAGGCGCCAGATGGTGCAGGCCCTCCAGCAGATGGGTATTGTTATCGAGGCCAGCCATCATGAGGTGGCGGCGGGCCAGCACGAGCTGGATTTCCAGGCTGGAGATGCTCTCTACATTGCTGATAGCCTGATGACTGCCAAGTATGTGCTCAAGGCAATTGCCGCCCAGCATGGTCTCTATGCCACCTTCCTGCCCAAACCGTTCTATAATGTGAGCGGCTCGGGCCTGCACACCCATCAGCAACTGATTGATATCCGAACTGGGAAAAATGCCTTCTTTGATGAACAGGGCGAGTACGGCCTGTCTGACGTTGGCTGTCATTTTCTGGCTGGCCAGCTTGCTCATGCCCGTGGCATGTGTGCGATCGTGGCGCCGCTTGTCAACTCCTACAAACGGCTGGTTCCGGGTTACGAGGCTCCTGTCTATGTCAACTGGGGACGTGTCAATCGCGAAGCCTTGATCCGCGTTCCCCGCCCTGGCAAGGACCCCCAGCACTCGGCGCGGATCGAGCTACGCAGCTGTGACCCCAGCTGTAACCCCTATCTGGCCCTGGCGGTCATGCTCCGTGCTGGGCTGGATGGCATTCAGCACCGCTTGCCCCTGCCACCAGCGATGGATGAAAGCCTCTTCTTGCGCGATGAGGAGGAGCCGGTGAGCCGGCTGTCGCGCCTGCCGGCTACCCTGGGCGAAGCTCTCGACGACCTGCGTCAGGACGCCCTGATCCGCGATACACTGGGTGACCTGATCTACGAGGGTTTTCTCGAGGCTAAGTCAATCGAGTGGAACGAGTATCGCAAGCATGTCCATCCCTGGGAGCTTGAGCGCTATTTGCCCATCTTCTAGAATGATGAGAAGCTGGGCGCCAGAGTCGAGGGGAAGTCAGCAGCCGTGGATGAGGGTGAGGCGGGGAGAGCAGAGGGGTCAGACCCCGCCTGGCAGGGTAGCAAGGCGGCCCGGAGCCGGGCCGCTCCGGGCCGCTTATTCGCCAGCATAGCCGGGTCTGTCTATTTCCCTACGAAAGCCACCAGGCGGCAGAAAGCGGCCTCGCCTCCGTTAAACTTCCAGGGGAAGCAGCCGATCCAGACGCGCTGATCCAGCACCTCATCGATCATGCCGCCGGCGTTCTCAACATGGAAAACTCCGTGGGGGAAGAGATCGTAGTGCATGAGCTGCAGGTCCTCCTCGGGCCAGATCTCTTCCAAGGGGCGCCCCAATTTCTCGGCGCATTTGGCCGCCAGATCCGGGCGGATCTTACGAATGACGGTGTTCATCGGATGATCCATTGAGCCGGCATCGATGGCAAACCAGGCAATCTTTCGATCGAGGACCCACTGTACGAACTCCCGCGTTGGGCCAGGATGTTTGATAAAATAGCGCGTCTCGTCCGGCTGCGTCTCGCCGTACCAGTTGCTGGGATAATACTTGTGGTAGCCGGTATGCACTACCACAATATCGCCAGGCTCAATGCGCAGGCCGGTCTTGCGCTCCCACTCCTCGAAGTGGGCCGACGTGTAGATATCGTAGTCGCCGATGCCCATCGCCTCCAGGTCGACCACCACGCCGGGGCCGACCAGCTTCTCCAGCGGGATGCTGCCGATATCCTGGCCGTTGGTAATAAAATGCAGGGGCGCATCAAGATGGGTTCCCACGTGCAGCGTCGATGAAATATGCTGGCCTCCCACTTTATCGAAAGCCACGCGCTTGATCCATTTGACCGTTGGCCCCTCGTAGGTCGCAAAACCCGGCGTGTGAATGTCCCAGTTCTGAGAAAGGTCAAGCACGCGCACATTGCTCAGATCAATCGGACTAAAAGGCATCCACTTTCCTCCAGCAAGAGATAGATTTGAAGCCCTCGTATGCTCTATCAGCAGCAGCGGGAACCGAAGCCAGACGTGCGCGGTGGGCGCTGGTGAGCGGTCACTCGTCGCCGCTGCGGATAGCATCAAGAATCATCTGATCGATGAGCTGCTCGATTGGTGAGCGATCATCGGTAAAAAAGACATGGCGCCCCTGCTCCTCGCGTATGTTGCCGAAGGCGAGGCTGGCCTGGGCGACGTTGGCCAGCAGCGGATTCGTCAGCGTGGCCGTGTTGAGGGCGAAGTCGCTGAGCGAAGTCGCAGCGTTCGTGCCCACGATGATGCTATTCGTGAAGCGCGCTGTATCTATAATATAGACATTCGGAAAGACTGCGTGCATGGTCTGGGCGAGTGTTTCCACAAGGCGGAAGTCATGGCGTGTCCGACCGGCGTTGATCACGGCCACCCCGGTCGGCGTCAGATGAGCGCGTACCTCGCTGAAGAACTCTTCGGTCGCGAGCTGGAAGGGAACGTACGGCTGCTGGTAGGCATCGATGCCGATCAAGTCATATTTCTGCGTTGTTGTGCGCAAAAAGTAGCGCCCATCCTGGACGATCACATGCAAGTTCGGCTCGTTCATCGCGAAATAGCGGCGGCCCAGCTCGACGATGGTAGGATCGATCTCGACGCCATCGATAGATATGGGACCATAGGCCGCGGTGATTTCGCGGGGGATAGTTCCGGCGCCCAGGCCAATGATGGCGACGCGCTGAACCATCGCCGGGGTAAAGGGCGGCCTGTTAAAGTAAGGGGCAATCATAAAGTAGTCCCAGGGGCCGCCCGTCAAGACCGAGTTGGGGTCATAGACCGAGTGCACAGCCTCCCCTTCATTGAGAATCAGCTGCATCTCGCTACCAACACGCACCACCTGAATATAGTTATATTCGGATTCGCGCTCGGCGATGAGCACTCCGCCGCCATTGGTTCCCGAGGCCGGCTTGATGGGGCCGCCCAGAGCCAGAAACTCCAGCCCCAAAGGGATCAACAGCAGGAGGGAGAGCAGGCTCTTCTTGTTGAAACGGGGGGGCTGTTGGCCTTCCTGCGGGCGCCAGCCGCCGCCGCCCGGTCCAGTAGTGCTGACCAACAGGCCGAGGATCGAGACCAGCAGCAGCGTAATAGCGGTCACGAGGAACGTGAAGCGTGTGCCGTAGTTGGGAATCAGCCAGAGCACGGGGAGGAAGGTGCCCACAATGCTACCGGCGGTCGAAATGGCG from Thermogemmatispora onikobensis includes the following:
- the glnA gene encoding type I glutamate--ammonia ligase, translated to MVEQQDQALVRQVMEAIEKERVRFVNLEFTDVVGMAKCVTIPVEQFPDCLARGKWFDGSSIEAFARVAESDMYLFPDLRTFTVLPVHVRPQALNREIADQVNAGDIVARVICNVMTPDGEPFEGDPRATLLRSLELAESMGYRFQVAPELEFFLLRFEDGGPTPLPHDRGGYFDLSTDLAATVRRQMVQALQQMGIVIEASHHEVAAGQHELDFQAGDALYIADSLMTAKYVLKAIAAQHGLYATFLPKPFYNVSGSGLHTHQQLIDIRTGKNAFFDEQGEYGLSDVGCHFLAGQLAHARGMCAIVAPLVNSYKRLVPGYEAPVYVNWGRVNREALIRVPRPGKDPQHSARIELRSCDPSCNPYLALAVMLRAGLDGIQHRLPLPPAMDESLFLRDEEEPVSRLSRLPATLGEALDDLRQDALIRDTLGDLIYEGFLEAKSIEWNEYRKHVHPWELERYLPIF
- a CDS encoding cyclase family protein yields the protein MPFSPIDLSNVRVLDLSQNWDIHTPGFATYEGPTVKWIKRVAFDKVGGQHISSTLHVGTHLDAPLHFITNGQDIGSIPLEKLVGPGVVVDLEAMGIGDYDIYTSAHFEEWERKTGLRIEPGDIVVVHTGYHKYYPSNWYGETQPDETRYFIKHPGPTREFVQWVLDRKIAWFAIDAGSMDHPMNTVIRKIRPDLAAKCAEKLGRPLEEIWPEEDLQLMHYDLFPHGVFHVENAGGMIDEVLDQRVWIGCFPWKFNGGEAAFCRLVAFVGK
- a CDS encoding spermidine synthase, coding for MTTVTSDEQKPHLEESIAPAAAHPLQKWLLVLVVFVAGAASLGVEMAASRLLAPYFGSSQFVWAALIGLILLYLTSGYYLGGRLADRFPRPVVFYLITTIAAFTIGLIPYIARPILLWSLKAFATYSASVFIGSLAAVILLFAIPVILLGCVSPFAIRLLLQQVGRSGRLAGQLYAISTAGSIVGTFLPVLWLIPNYGTRFTFLVTAITLLLVSILGLLVSTTGPGGGGWRPQEGQQPPRFNKKSLLSLLLLIPLGLEFLALGGPIKPASGTNGGGVLIAERESEYNYIQVVRVGSEMQLILNEGEAVHSVYDPNSVLTGGPWDYFMIAPYFNRPPFTPAMVQRVAIIGLGAGTIPREITAAYGPISIDGVEIDPTIVELGRRYFAMNEPNLHVIVQDGRYFLRTTTQKYDLIGIDAYQQPYVPFQLATEEFFSEVRAHLTPTGVAVINAGRTRHDFRLVETLAQTMHAVFPNVYIIDTARFTNSIIVGTNAATSLSDFALNTATLTNPLLANVAQASLAFGNIREEQGRHVFFTDDRSPIEQLIDQMILDAIRSGDE